From the Sporocytophaga myxococcoides DSM 11118 genome, one window contains:
- a CDS encoding DUF1987 domain-containing protein gives MDTLNINGTEDTPSVTLDKSKGVFEISGRSLPEDAAGFFKPVLSWIEAYKEQSNPATNLQVKLEYFNTASSKLILDILTKFEKIQGAKIIWYHFSDDEDMKEAGQEFSELVEIPFEFKSM, from the coding sequence ATGGATACTTTGAATATAAACGGAACTGAAGATACTCCTTCTGTCACATTGGACAAATCTAAAGGAGTATTTGAAATTTCCGGACGCTCACTCCCGGAAGATGCTGCCGGTTTTTTTAAGCCAGTGTTAAGCTGGATCGAAGCATATAAGGAGCAATCTAATCCAGCTACTAACCTTCAGGTTAAACTGGAATATTTTAATACTGCGTCTTCTAAATTAATATTGGACATTTTAACGAAATTTGAAAAAATCCAGGGAGCAAAAATCATCTGGTATCACTTTTCTGATGATGAAGATATGAAAGAGGCAGGACAAGAGTTTTCTGAGCTTGTTGAAATCCCTTTTGAGTTTAAATCTATGTAG
- a CDS encoding SiaB family protein kinase → MNYIYNIHKTMVEENIILVYEGEFTQEITKAVLSMAEKKLDSKGEEGNIKRKVFNVMVECLQNICKHSESLSLPNEKKAIFMIGSEEDCYIITSGNMIANKDIKGLSEKLEKINSLDKDGLKNFYKELIQNNEMSDKGGAGLGFVDIARKSGQKLEYNFETVDADYSFFSFKSKIARISE, encoded by the coding sequence ATGAATTACATTTATAATATTCACAAAACTATGGTAGAAGAAAATATCATACTTGTATACGAAGGGGAGTTTACCCAGGAAATAACAAAAGCTGTATTGTCTATGGCCGAAAAGAAGCTTGATTCTAAAGGTGAAGAAGGCAATATTAAAAGAAAAGTATTCAATGTGATGGTTGAGTGCCTTCAAAATATATGTAAACATTCGGAGAGCTTATCCTTGCCAAATGAAAAGAAAGCTATTTTTATGATTGGTTCTGAAGAGGACTGTTATATCATTACTTCAGGTAATATGATTGCTAATAAAGATATCAAAGGATTGTCAGAAAAGCTTGAGAAGATTAATAGCCTGGATAAAGATGGTTTGAAGAATTTCTACAAAGAATTAATTCAGAATAATGAAATGTCAGATAAAGGTGGTGCAGGATTAGGATTTGTTGATATCGCGAGAAAATCAGGACAGAAACTTGAGTATAATTTTGAGACTGTTGATGCTGATTATTCTTTCTTTTCTTTCAAATCAAAAATTGCGAGAATCAGCGAGTAA
- a CDS encoding MBL fold metallo-hydrolase, whose amino-acid sequence MQIESFFDKGLAQLTYAIISEGEIALIDPARDPSPFFHLENKYNAKIKAVIETHPHADFISSHGEFSLHQVKIYASKLSEVNYEHVTFDDGDEIKIGAIKLRAINTPGHSPDSISVLLEDETENPYAIFTGDTLFIGDVGRPDLRENSKDSATLKEKLAGKLYHSLHDKILKLPDNIIIFPAHGPGSLCGKSMSDNLSDTLGNQRKENYALQSMSESQFIKLILANQPFIPKYFTYDVLINKLGAPRLSESIEKVKYIESINEIVTDALIVDTRSSDLFKSGHIQGAINIPNGGKFETWLGSIISPDETFYLIASDDNILEEVLLKTAKIGYESKIAGAIVLQKPSGIQSKKIEAKDVIKADDKYTIIDVRDSNEVASEKYFLNSINIPLNKLRENVHSIPSGKPIAVHCAGGYRSAIGSSILESTQIEKVYDISESIKSLEALPKIDNLKK is encoded by the coding sequence ATGCAAATAGAAAGTTTTTTTGATAAAGGTCTGGCACAGCTCACCTACGCTATTATAAGTGAAGGAGAAATAGCCCTTATAGATCCAGCAAGGGACCCATCTCCTTTTTTTCATTTAGAAAATAAATATAATGCCAAAATCAAAGCTGTCATTGAAACTCATCCTCATGCTGATTTCATAAGCAGTCATGGAGAATTTTCTTTGCATCAGGTAAAAATCTATGCAAGTAAATTATCAGAAGTCAATTATGAGCATGTGACCTTTGATGATGGTGATGAGATAAAAATCGGGGCAATAAAATTAAGAGCTATCAATACGCCTGGCCACTCTCCTGACAGCATTTCAGTGTTGCTTGAAGATGAAACAGAAAATCCCTATGCGATATTTACAGGAGACACACTCTTTATTGGTGATGTAGGAAGGCCTGATTTAAGAGAGAATTCTAAGGACAGTGCAACATTAAAAGAAAAACTGGCAGGTAAATTATATCACTCGCTTCATGATAAAATATTAAAATTACCGGATAACATAATCATATTTCCTGCACATGGCCCCGGCTCTCTCTGTGGAAAATCAATGAGTGACAACCTTTCCGACACGCTTGGCAATCAAAGAAAAGAAAATTACGCTCTTCAATCCATGAGTGAGTCACAGTTTATAAAACTTATTCTGGCTAACCAGCCATTTATTCCGAAATATTTCACATACGATGTTCTCATAAACAAACTTGGGGCTCCTAGACTAAGTGAAAGTATTGAAAAAGTTAAATACATAGAAAGCATCAATGAAATTGTGACTGATGCTCTGATAGTAGATACCAGAAGTTCAGATTTATTCAAGAGTGGACATATCCAAGGAGCAATTAATATTCCAAATGGAGGGAAATTTGAAACATGGTTAGGCTCTATTATAAGTCCAGACGAAACCTTTTATCTTATAGCAAGCGATGATAATATACTGGAAGAAGTTCTTCTTAAAACAGCTAAAATAGGATACGAATCAAAAATAGCCGGAGCTATAGTCTTGCAAAAACCATCAGGTATCCAATCAAAAAAAATAGAAGCTAAAGATGTGATCAAAGCAGATGATAAATACACCATTATAGATGTAAGAGATTCAAACGAGGTCGCTTCAGAAAAGTACTTTTTAAATTCAATAAACATTCCCCTAAACAAGCTTAGGGAAAACGTTCATTCCATACCTTCCGGAAAGCCAATTGCAGTGCACTGCGCAGGAGGATACCGATCAGCTATTGGTAGCAGTATACTTGAAAGTACACAAATTGAAAAAGTATATGATATTAGCGAAAGTATAAAATCACTTGAAGCACTACCAAAAATAGATAACCTGAAAAAGTAG